A stretch of DNA from Cytobacillus luteolus:
TTTATTATGATTTAAATAGTAATCTAATAAAAGTAATTCAACCTAATAATGCCTCTAGAAAATATGATTATAATAGTAATGAACAAATTAATCTTAGCTATATTAACGGTAATTTAAGGTACAAATATTTATATGAAAATGGAATTCTGTCGCAGGTAGAGGACTTAGCGTTAAATATAAAGAAGGACTATAATTATAACGTGGATACAAATGAATTATTAAGTTTAAATCTATATGAGTATGGAACTATAAATTGGAGATACAATATTGACGAAAATCTAGAAGTGCTAACAATAATAGATAAAAATGCAAATCAATACAGCATAAAATATCTAAATCAATTCGATACTTCTTCACATACAAAAACAATAACTGACTTATTCAACGGAAACGAATTTATACTGACAATGAATCAAATTGGAGATATTACTAGTATCAAGTCTGGTAATAATATTTCCTCGGTATATTCATATGATGAGAATAATTTATTGAAAAATTTGCAAATTAATAAAACTGATGGCTCACTTATTGCATCATATAGTTATGAAAAATATGACGGTAATGGTAATATTTTAGACTTTGTTTCAAATGGGGAAAATATTCAATATATTTTCGATGATAAAAATCAAATTAAAAAAGTAAATATTAATAATAATGAGATATATGAATATCAGTATGATAATCAGGGAAATATACTTTCAAAGACCTATAGTAAAAACGCTAGTCTAATAGAGAAAAATGAGTATAGTTATGTTTCTGATTATAATGGTAATAGAATTGACACAATAAATGGAGTTTCTATTGATTATAATCTAACAGGAGAAATAGAAAGTGATCAAAAAAATAAATACCAATGGAATGAACTAGGTCAATTAGTTAAAGTGTTTGATAAAGAATCAGATAACCTCTTAGCTTCTTTCAAATATGACGAAGAAGGGAGAAGGATAGAAAAAGATATAAACGGTAACAAAACAAGATATATATATAATGGAGACAGTGTAAATGTATTGTATGAAACCGATGAACTTGGAAAACTGTTAAGATATTACACTTATGATGATGTGAAAGGAACCCGTTTAAGTGTAACTGATATTACTAAAGAGGGAACATATTTTTATCATTATAATCATCATGGAGATGTAATAGCTATTTCAAATGAAAATCAAGAGATTATCGCTAGGTACGAATACGATGTATGGGGAAAAGTAATCTCTAAAACTGGAACTTATGCGGATGAAAATCCTTACAGGTTCTCTGGATATTACTATGATAAAGAAATATATCTTTATTATTTAACCTCGAGATATTATCATCCTGAGCACAGTATATTTTTATCACGTGATTCAATGACTAAAGATGTCCATAATTTAAGTAATATTAATGTATATAGTTATGCAAAGAACAATCCAGTCTCATTTAATGATCCGAGTGGAGAAACCTTTACATGGGCACTTAGACAAATTTCAAATATATACTCAAAAGGCGTTGTAATAGATGAAGAGGCTTCATTAATGATATTTGGCGCAAATGCAATTGCTCCAGGAAGGTATCGGAATATTTACGTACCACTACATGAAATTGCTCAAGTCAATATAGCAAAAAAACTAGGCCAAAACGCAATCCTTGAACAAAGAATAGGAAAGTACGAAGCGGATGTAGTATTAGGAAAAGAGCTATGGGAAGTAAAACCTATTTCTGGAAAAGACCCAAAGAATCAACTTGAGAAATATACGTTCGAGACTGGTTATGTTAAAGGGCATAAGCTTAAAACAATTAATGATATAACTGTCTTAGGAGAGATTAAAATGGAGATTACATTTCCAAAAGAGGGAGAAGCAAGGTATAGGTTATATTATAAAAAAAATGGAGTAATAACAACTTTAACAACTGTATATGCAGCTAAATTAATTATTGAAGAAATTATAAAAAGGACACCTGCTGGCAGAAAACTAGCACCAGCTTTTTAATGGAGGGCAAAACATGGATCATATTGAAGGATACTGGAATGGAGTGGATGGATATTATTCACCACCTAAATTTACCCGTAAAAAGGGGACTATTATGAAAATATTTGTTGAGGGTGACAGAGAAATAGACCCTATTAAACCTGAAACATTTGGTGATTTTTTAAAAGAATGGGCTTATGATACAACCAATGGTTGTATTAGACCTTATAAAATTTTAATTTATTCTCATGATAGATACTCCTTTACAGTTCAAGTAGAGATTATTAGAAAAAGAAAAGATATCGACGAGCTTAAGCATTTTTACAAAGGAATTCACGATTATTTCAATTTTTATGATATAAAAATTAAGAAGTTTGAAACTTCATTAATTTCCTAGTAGAATTAAATTTAAGAATTATTATAGAATATAGCTTCAATCTTAGGAAGATCTTAGGGACTTTTCTCCTTAAGATCTTTTTTAGTTTTTGGCAAGCTAAATAAGTTATCAATTTTGAATGAATTTAGGTTTATTAAATAAATGATGTCATTTACCAAGCTTTTAAAATATTATAAAATTAACATTTATCTTCACCTTTTCTCTTGACTATTCAAATATAGAAGTGGAGAGAAATGCAATTCTTAAACAACGTGACTTTTGGTGAAGCTATAGTCGGCATAGTAGCCCTTGAACTTTTGAAAAATTGTACTTAAGCTAAAAGGCAGTGTATCTGTAAGAAGCAGATATGCTTTTTCACTATTTAGGGATATAAATTTATTTACCATTTATCTTTAAACCGAAGTGTAAGACAATTAAGTAGAACAAATGAATTAAAAAAGGCGGGTTACTATATGGGAACAAGTTTTTCGAACGTACAAATAAAAACAAAAAATATAGAAGCAGTAAAAGAAGCACTTATAAAACTTCATGAAGATAAAGAATCTGATAACTTGTTTGTAATGGGTAAACAAAAATATTATTTTGCAAAGTCAGATGAATGGATTACTCTTTTAAACGAAATGTATGATGGGTTTTATTATGATTTTTCTATTCTCTTATCAAAATACATAAATGTTCCAATGTTTGTTATTGAATGTTTTGATGAATGTCTATTGGAGATATGTTTTATTCAGAGCGGGAAAATAGTGACTAAGCATAAATCTGATGAGGAAGAAGAGTTTGGCATAGATGAAATAAATGAAGAGATAGAGAAACTAAAAGAATTATTTGGTCAAGACATAAATGAAGACTATCTTCCTGAAGCCTCCAGTCATCAACTGGGGGATGTCGGAGCGATAACTAAATTATTAGACCTCTATGGTAATGAAGAAAAACTTACTGAGATATTAAAGGTTGAGGATATTGAAGAGAAAATTTCTTCCTTAGAAAATTTATTCAATATCGATATCTGGGTTAAAGCTGATTGGATTGAGGGCGATGACGATTTAAAGTTGAAATTCCAACCGCTGTCTATAGAAATGTAGGTTGATAAATCTTCAACTAAAGGAGAGCTCTAATCCAAAAAGGATTAGAGCTTCTTTTTGTTGAACTATAGAAGCAAGAATGTTTAACATCTACTGGTTGCTGACATAAAACCGGGTGTTTTGTGCGTTTAACATGTTACCTATTTTGAGGGTAAAAAGAACAGTTGTTGTTTTCTTACAATTTCAATGGCGAACTAGTTTGAAGTACTTAAGAAAGTAGAAATTAATTCGTTTTTACGAAGGAAATATGAAAGGTTTGTCGAAAGTTTAGAGTAAATTAATTGATTGGTGGTATTTTCTAAATATGTTAAGAATTGTACACTTTTCAGATTTGCATTTAGACTCAAATGAAATAGAAGATGTTAAAAACTTTATCGTTAACCCAATGATTAAGGATCTTAAGAATTACAATGAACAAAAGGAAATAGACTTAATTGTTTTTTCAGGGGACTTGATTGATAAGGGTGGAAGAAGTTTTGGAAACGATATATCACTTGGGTTTATGAACTTTGAAGAAATTGTAATCCAACCTATCCTTAATGCACTTAATTTATCTAAAGATCGATTCTTCTTTACGATTGGGAATCATGATATTGATCGAAATGCTGATAGCATTGTGCTTGAAAAAGGTCTCGAACACACCCTGGTAAATATTTCGAATATAAATTCCTATATTGATACTAATGACTTACAAGGTTCTCAACGGGTTGTAGCTTTTAAAGAGTTTGAAAAATACTTTTATGAAGATTTCAATGGAATCAAAGAGTTATCAAATTTTCAGTCTGCTTTTAAGATACCAATATCAGGTATTGATATTGGTATTACTAGTTTTAATTCAGCCTGGAGATGTTATGACAGTGACTTAGACAGAGGGAAGATTGTTCTAGGTGAGAGACAAATTACAAGAGCGAGAGATGTTATTAAAGAAGCTGATGTAAAAATAGGAATTATTCATCATCCGTTAGATTTTTTTGCTCCATTTGAAACTAGAGTTATTGAAAGTATGATGACAACTGATTATGATATTTTACTTTGTGGCCATGTTCATGAGGGGAGTACATGGACTAAATCAATATTTCTGGGAACTACATACGTATCTGTTTCACCGTCCAATTGGACAACTAATTCTCGAACAAGTGATAGGTATATAGCTAATGGATATTCCATTATTGATTACGATATTGATAACAGTCGAATACAGACTTTATATAGAAGGTACAGTCATCCTAAGGAAAGTTTTGTAGCAAATACTGATATTGGGGATGATACTGGAAAAACAGTATTTAATATGCCAAGTAGTGAAGTTGTAAAAAAAAGAGATGTTGAAAAAGCCATTATTACAACTATAAGAGAAGTTCAATTGGCTGAAATTGATGAACATCTGATAACTTATAATACTGAAACTCTTGCACCTAAAAAAATTGAAGAAATGTTCGTACTACCTAAAATAACGGTCCAAGAAGAAATTGTAGTAAACGGTGATGAGGTTCATAAAAAAGAACAAACCTACAATATTGAGGATATATGTTCCTCGAGTCATAATATACTATTAGTTGGCGGAAAGGAATATGGAAAAACAGTTTTATTAGATAGAATCCTTCTCGAATTTACCAATAATATAGGGTCATATGCCAAGCTTCCTGTTTACTTTGATAATCAAGATATATTAAGAACCACTCGAATCGAAACGATTATTAGTCGATATTTAAATGTTGGAATAAGAGAAGTAAAGGATTTATTGGTAAATCATAATCTTGTTTTAGTCATTGATAACCTTTCGTTTGATGAAAGTAATAAATCCTTTTTGTTAAAACTTAATGATTTTATTATGGAGTTCCCAGATATCCAAGTAATAGCTACTTGTACTAGTTCAATTGAAGGTGAGATACCTGCAGAAGCATTACATTCAACACCTCAACTATTACACTATTTTAAGGTTGCATTTATAAAACGTTTCCGAACAAAGGAAATGAGAGAATTAATGAACAAATGGTTTATTGGACATGAGCTATTTGATCAACCAGATAAATTGCAAAATTTAATTAAAACATTTTCGACATTGAATTTACCAAGTACCCCGTTGGCTGTTTCCATGTTTTTATGGATTATTGAAACGCAA
This window harbors:
- a CDS encoding metallophosphoesterase, with product MLRIVHFSDLHLDSNEIEDVKNFIVNPMIKDLKNYNEQKEIDLIVFSGDLIDKGGRSFGNDISLGFMNFEEIVIQPILNALNLSKDRFFFTIGNHDIDRNADSIVLEKGLEHTLVNISNINSYIDTNDLQGSQRVVAFKEFEKYFYEDFNGIKELSNFQSAFKIPISGIDIGITSFNSAWRCYDSDLDRGKIVLGERQITRARDVIKEADVKIGIIHHPLDFFAPFETRVIESMMTTDYDILLCGHVHEGSTWTKSIFLGTTYVSVSPSNWTTNSRTSDRYIANGYSIIDYDIDNSRIQTLYRRYSHPKESFVANTDIGDDTGKTVFNMPSSEVVKKRDVEKAIITTIREVQLAEIDEHLITYNTETLAPKKIEEMFVLPKITVQEEIVVNGDEVHKKEQTYNIEDICSSSHNILLVGGKEYGKTVLLDRILLEFTNNIGSYAKLPVYFDNQDILRTTRIETIISRYLNVGIREVKDLLVNHNLVLVIDNLSFDESNKSFLLKLNDFIMEFPDIQVIATCTSSIEGEIPAEALHSTPQLLHYFKVAFIKRFRTKEMRELMNKWFIGHELFDQPDKLQNLIKTFSTLNLPSTPLAVSMFLWIIETQENYKPINNATMLENFIERIFTKTSDSEIYLSEFNFKNKERLLTEIAYYMYEVNDINYRIPYSVLRGFIEENLRVKKFDYDEEELLRHFIRKGVLTIEKDGLERYVKFKFTCFFEFFLMKNIDINKKFKEHVFSEEHYLNFIEEIDYYTGLKRDEAELLQEFQKRMMKEYDKINTAIEKTDLGYDNVFETLKTITEKLDKKLLERISDEPKPSEEEFDHVSDTALESTDEKHDIVKKEQGINPLKKLEKMWVITAKVLKNTEETAVENLKTQAYRDIVKCSMAFVSLYKFLLDKYFEEQNEEVKPIDSKEGMDDFIRKFLPAIHQVVVYQTLGTAKLNIVIQEVIESIMDNPNVTDLEKFIAVFTYADLKGKDYLKYIDQLIKNIKRYYIKDMVFLKLINYYYQTKSKELEDNYRSLLGELIPDKKINVQSKAKLHRKGNVISLLKEKKLIKTKFSKEEIED